A part of Thermococcus sp. LS1 genomic DNA contains:
- a CDS encoding sodium:proton antiporter gives MNNVILANLPFVVVALLLAIGFYTIGFKRNLIKVVIGIEILEGAVNLFLVALGYVKGAYAPIYTMAPEDAVNNMVLPTPQALTLTSIVIGVAVSALMLAFAVNIYRHYGTLDVTKARRLRG, from the coding sequence ATGAATAACGTGATTCTGGCTAACCTTCCCTTCGTCGTCGTGGCTCTGCTCCTGGCCATAGGGTTCTACACGATAGGCTTCAAGCGGAACCTCATCAAGGTGGTCATAGGTATTGAAATCCTCGAAGGAGCCGTCAACCTCTTCCTGGTGGCTTTGGGCTATGTCAAAGGCGCCTACGCGCCGATATACACCATGGCACCCGAGGATGCGGTGAACAACATGGTTCTCCCGACGCCCCAGGCGCTTACCCTCACAAGCATCGTCATCGGAGTCGCCGTTTCAGCCCTCATGCTGGCCTTCGCGGTCAACATATACCGCCACTACGGAACCCTTGACGTCACAAAGGCCAGGAGGCTGAGAGGATGA
- a CDS encoding MnhB domain-containing protein, which translates to MTTVIIKTTTKFLASLILTFGAYIILHGHLTPGGGFQGGAVFASGLALLIVANRYDDVKRAFKRVPLSSLESIGALGFLGTAALGFMGYTFFKNVIANSGFPLFGEPTPIGINPGYLNTGGTLTYMNIFVGTKVLAGLTSIILIFFLLLGVKKDE; encoded by the coding sequence ATGACCACCGTCATAATAAAGACAACGACGAAGTTCCTCGCATCGCTGATACTGACCTTCGGAGCCTATATAATCCTCCACGGACACTTAACACCTGGTGGTGGCTTCCAGGGCGGAGCGGTTTTTGCGAGCGGTTTGGCGCTCCTCATAGTGGCGAACAGGTACGATGACGTTAAGAGAGCCTTTAAGAGAGTTCCGCTCAGCAGTCTTGAAAGTATCGGAGCCCTCGGCTTCCTTGGGACTGCCGCTCTGGGTTTCATGGGATACACATTCTTCAAGAACGTCATAGCCAACAGCGGCTTTCCGCTCTTCGGGGAGCCGACACCAATCGGAATAAACCCCGGCTACCTCAACACGGGCGGAACACTGACTTACATGAACATCTTCGTTGGAACTAAGGTCCTTGCAGGTTTGACTAGCATAATACTGATTTTCTTCCTTCTGCTGGGGGTGAAGAAGGATGAATAA